AATCTTATCCATCGAGCGCTTCCTTGATGATTATGAACAACATTAGACTAAATAGCTACGTCTCAGGTGAATTTTCTGACATCATAAAAAAGAGCATAAATAATTACTCTGGAAAGATATCAAAATATTCCCAGTACACAGCCCTTGCAGTAAAGTGCGTTTTGGAGAGTAAGATCTGAGAAGATATTCTAAAACTATAAATTTGATATTTTAGTTAGAAACCTATAAGTCATTAACCTTTTTAAAGATTTCAAACTTATCTTTTAAACATTGCAATATTTCATTAACTTTTTTCAGATTTGAGCTCCTTGCGGCAAGTTCAATCTTAAATGAGCAGCTTTTTAGCTCATCATCTCCAAACTTTGAAAAATAATCTTTTAAGGTGTGAGCCGATAGTTCAATTTCAACTAAATCTTGACTTGCCACGTGGCAGCAAAGACTCTCGATCTCAACTTCTAATTTGCGAATATCTATTGTGATCTCTTGTTCTGTATCAAAATTTCCAAATTCAATTTGGTAGTCATCTGAAATCTTTATTGAACTTGAGTCATCTTTCTTTTCAGCCGAAGCATTTTTAGAACTATAAATTACCTTATCAAGCATTTTATATAAGTCTTTAGCCATAAATGGCTTTGATATGTATTCATCCATACCAACTGACAAAAATTTTTCTCTATCACCCTTCAAGGCATAGGCAGTAAGAGCTATTATAGGCGTTTTAACTCTATTCTCTTTTTCTTCAAGCTCTCTTATCTTTTTTGTAGCCTCCATGCCATCCATCACGGGCATCCGAATGTCCATTAATACTGCGTCAAAATTATCTTTCTTAAATATCTCAAATCCTTTTAACCCATTTTCAGCTAAAAATACTTCATATCCTCTATTTTTTAACATCATATTAGTTACCATAGAATTAACTTTGTCGTCTTCCACAAGGAGAATTCTGAGATTGGAATTTATCTTTTCAAAATCTGGATCTGGGCTATCGTTTTCTTTTAAATATCCAGAGTATTTTTTGAATCTAATTGAAAATTCAAATCTTGAACCCTTACCCTTTTCGCTTTCTAAGCTTATATCAGAGCCCATAAGCTCGATTATCTTTTTTGAAATAGCAAGCCCAAGACCAGTTCCGCCATACCTTCTAGTAATAGAGGAGTCTATTTGATTGAATGGTTTAAATAGCTTGTTTTGATCCTCTTTTGATATGCCTATTCCTGTATCCTCAAATATAAATCTTATATTGCAAAAATCTTTAGAATCCTCTTCGCTATCTTCTAAAACTGTGAACTCAACAGCACCACGATCTGTAAACTTTATTGCATTTGTAAGAAGATTATTAAACACTTGCCTTAGTTTCTGAGAGTCTCCAATAATAAAATTAGGAATAGATTTATCAAATAAATATTTAAGCTCAATATTTTTTTCTTTAGCTTTAAAGGAATGAGTTTTAAAAACCTCATCTGAGAGCCTTCTTAAGTCAAAGATAATATTGTCCAACTTCATCTTTTTTGCTTCCATTTTGGAGAAGTCTAATATTTGGCTTATCAAGTCAAGCAGGTTATCAGAGCAATATTTAATAGTGCTAAAATAATCCTTTTGATCCTTTGTAAGATCTGTCAATCCTATAAGGTCTATCATCCCTACAATCCCATTTAAAGGCGTTCTTATCTCATGACTCATATTCGCTAAAAATTCACTCTTTGCCAGGTTTGCTTCCTCTGCCATATCCTTTGCTACAATAAGGCTGCGTTCTGCTAACTTGCGTTCTGTAATGTTGTCAAATATAATCGCATAATAATCAGTTTCTGGACTATATACTGAAATCTTGAACCACTGATCTATGGCATCGATATATATCTCGTTTATACAATAGAATTCACATCTTTTGGAAACAGAGCTGCAAATCCCAATGCTTATTAGGATATCTTCTATATAGCTCTTGAATGGCTCTGAGTTTATCTTTGCCAATGGAACGTTAAATGTCCATCCAAACATTTCATTTGCATCAATTAGCACGCAATCATCAATTATTTCAGTATTGTCAATAATTATTGCCTTAAAATAAAGAAATGGGCTGCTCAGATTAGAAAAGAGTTTTTGATATTGTCTTCGAACTACAGCAAGTTTCGACTCAATAGAGATTCTGTTCAATATAGATTCAATCTGGCTCTCAATAACATTTAAGAGCTCATATATATCAGGATTGAAAATGTCATAGTTCTCTGACAAAAAAGATAGGTTGCCAATAATTTCGTTGTTCACACATATGCTTATAGATCCGCAAGAATTAATTCCATATTCCTTAACTAAAGCAGGAAATGGGCACAGATCAGTTAAATTTATATTATTAAACGCATAAAATCCCTTATTTTTTAATGATTGGCTACATGGCAATGAAGGATTGTTTAGAATTTTTTTAAAATCTTTATCAGAAATCATCACTTTTAACTTTGTTATATAAGAATAGTACTTTTGATTAGAACAATCATAGTACTGAATATTAAATTGTGAATCTTCAACTGCAGTTATGTATGCAATTTCAAATTCTAAATCTCTGACAAAAATAGCAGTAAGTTTTTCAAGAAATTCCTCTTTTGACTCTATATTAAGGGACAAGTTTGTAATGTGGAAGAGGGCTTCAAATATTTTGGAAGTTAATCTTAGAATTCTTTCATGATTGACTAATTCAGTTATGTCTTTGGAGAAGTCAACAAAATTTTCGATTTTGTCGTTTCGAATAAATGGGACAATAACCTTGTCCAGATAGAAAGTCGTATTATCTTTTCTCTTATTTGCCACTGTACCCTTAAAGGTATCAGCGCTTAAAATTGTATTCCATAGGCCTTTATAAAATTCAGCGTTTTGTTCGTTTGATTTGAATACCTTTGGATTGCTGCCAATAAGCTCATCCATACTGTAGCCAGAAATGTCTGAAACAGCTTTGCTTGCCTGAATAATAGTGCCATTTATATCTGTAATTAAAACCCATTCATGAGATGTCTCCAAGGCCTTATTTAATATTAGAATATTTTTCCCTGATTCTAATTTTTCAACCGCAAACGAGAGGTCTTTTTGTATTTCTTCCAATAAAACAAGATGTTCATCGCTGAGTGAGCCCTTGTATTTATCGTGAATAACGATAATCTTATATACTTTATCATTTTTTAAAATAGGGATCGCACATATAAAATTGATATTGAATTCTTTAAAATAATCTCTCCAATAGCTTAGCCTTTCTGATTTAAAGACGTCTTGAATGTAAGAGATCTTTTTTGTATGATATGTATCCGAAATGGTGCCTCTGCCATAAGGCGTATTTTGATTTACGCCAACTTTATCATTTTTTAATCGAAGAGCGTGATTGTTGTCTGATGTATAAATATAATCTTTTACAAATAGATCGTCTTCATCGACATGCCCAACAACTGATGAGTCATATCCAACTTCAGTCACAAGGATTTTAACTATCTTAGAAAAGAGCTCATCTTCGTTATCTACTTTCACGATTAGTTGATTTATCTGACTGAGGGCAAAAAAGAGCTTTTTATAAGATTCCTCTTTAGATCTATCTAATACGATTACAAGGCCAGAAAATTTTCCATTATAAATCGTTGTGTACACAAAAACTGAAACAGGCACTAAATGATTGTTTTTTGATAAGAGATAATAATCTGCTACCTCAACTTTGTCGACCTCGCCCTTTAGCCTCTTTCTAAGGTTATCTTTAACAATTCTTTTCTGTTCATCTTCTGAGTGCAGATCAAAGATAGTCTTACCAATTAACTCGTCTGGCGAATCATAGTCAAGAATCTGGGCAATGCGCTCATTTGCGAAGACAATCACTCCATCTTCAGTCTGATGAATATACACGCCAAATATTGAGGAATCAAGTAGTGCATCAAAATTATCTAAACCGCTCATATGAACCCCCAATTTATATATATTGAAAAAAATTATAATTTAATTAGTGAATTAAGTAAATATTTAAAAGATTATTAAGCTTATCTTAAACACTAGTCTATAGTAAGTGATAAAATATGGTTATTGGTTTTCAATAAACATTATAAAGTATCAAATTTTCCTATCACTTTAAACAGAGGAGTACAAAATGGACAAAAAGCTTAAGGTAGTTCAGATGGGATTGGGACCTATAGGCACAGGCGTCACAAAATATCTAATGGAGAGGTCCAACATCGAAATTGTAGGGGCAATCGATAGCGATAAGTCAAAGCTTGGTAAAGATTTGGGTTTAATTGCAGGGCTTTCACCCACAGGCATCATGGTCTCAGATGATCTAAACAGCACATTGGGAAACGAAAAGGTTGACGCCTTGATCCTAACTACCACATCAAGCTTGATTGGTATTTACGATCAACTAAAGACTATTTTGCCATTTGGCGTA
This genomic interval from Thermodesulfobium sp. 4217-1 contains the following:
- a CDS encoding ATP-binding protein, producing the protein MSGLDNFDALLDSSIFGVYIHQTEDGVIVFANERIAQILDYDSPDELIGKTIFDLHSEDEQKRIVKDNLRKRLKGEVDKVEVADYYLLSKNNHLVPVSVFVYTTIYNGKFSGLVIVLDRSKEESYKKLFFALSQINQLIVKVDNEDELFSKIVKILVTEVGYDSSVVGHVDEDDLFVKDYIYTSDNNHALRLKNDKVGVNQNTPYGRGTISDTYHTKKISYIQDVFKSERLSYWRDYFKEFNINFICAIPILKNDKVYKIIVIHDKYKGSLSDEHLVLLEEIQKDLSFAVEKLESGKNILILNKALETSHEWVLITDINGTIIQASKAVSDISGYSMDELIGSNPKVFKSNEQNAEFYKGLWNTILSADTFKGTVANKRKDNTTFYLDKVIVPFIRNDKIENFVDFSKDITELVNHERILRLTSKIFEALFHITNLSLNIESKEEFLEKLTAIFVRDLEFEIAYITAVEDSQFNIQYYDCSNQKYYSYITKLKVMISDKDFKKILNNPSLPCSQSLKNKGFYAFNNINLTDLCPFPALVKEYGINSCGSISICVNNEIIGNLSFLSENYDIFNPDIYELLNVIESQIESILNRISIESKLAVVRRQYQKLFSNLSSPFLYFKAIIIDNTEIIDDCVLIDANEMFGWTFNVPLAKINSEPFKSYIEDILISIGICSSVSKRCEFYCINEIYIDAIDQWFKISVYSPETDYYAIIFDNITERKLAERSLIVAKDMAEEANLAKSEFLANMSHEIRTPLNGIVGMIDLIGLTDLTKDQKDYFSTIKYCSDNLLDLISQILDFSKMEAKKMKLDNIIFDLRRLSDEVFKTHSFKAKEKNIELKYLFDKSIPNFIIGDSQKLRQVFNNLLTNAIKFTDRGAVEFTVLEDSEEDSKDFCNIRFIFEDTGIGISKEDQNKLFKPFNQIDSSITRRYGGTGLGLAISKKIIELMGSDISLESEKGKGSRFEFSIRFKKYSGYLKENDSPDPDFEKINSNLRILLVEDDKVNSMVTNMMLKNRGYEVFLAENGLKGFEIFKKDNFDAVLMDIRMPVMDGMEATKKIRELEEKENRVKTPIIALTAYALKGDREKFLSVGMDEYISKPFMAKDLYKMLDKVIYSSKNASAEKKDDSSSIKISDDYQIEFGNFDTEQEITIDIRKLEVEIESLCCHVASQDLVEIELSAHTLKDYFSKFGDDELKSCSFKIELAARSSNLKKVNEILQCLKDKFEIFKKVNDL